From a region of the Takifugu flavidus isolate HTHZ2018 chromosome 18, ASM371156v2, whole genome shotgun sequence genome:
- the zgc:158403 gene encoding tetratricopeptide repeat protein 39A isoform X2: protein MSNGKDPNAVQNSSPMALKECLDECMEALDLFLNNHFSESLERLRPRVNESMYHALIYATVLEMEAMMTFQHDDISRAGNTMKNAQEVCNRFRRKSPGLANRLAEPLTEVQLHAEVCYAECQLQRAALTFLQDENMVSFIKGGIKVRNSYLIYKELHALVKSRHCLKGPSHEHLQGGISFGIGAFNLTLSLFPPRILKVLEFAGFSGDKEYGLGLLREGATAKNLRSMLCALLLLCYYTFLTFILGTGEGEVTEAESLLKPFRQHYPRGAIFLFFAGRTEEIKGNIDEAVKLFEDGCKAQQAWKQFHHMCYWELMWCFTYKCAWKMAYFYADLLSQESRWSKAMYVYMKAAYLSMLPNSEARPFGEDEVELFRNVPTFKQKIAGKSPPTEKFAIRKARRYKAASPVRLPVPALEMMYMWNGFSVISKRPDLTDGIMKTLETAERALLAAPENECSVDDKCLILLLKGLCFKNQGCLQAAEECFHEVFSSQKKIRFDHYLVPNCLVELSLLYVDQGRRDEAIKLLHKAKHNYKDYSMESRTLFRIHAALAKLKADPGEEEDNL from the exons ATGTCCAATGGGAAAGACCCAAATGCTGTTCAGAA CTCCTCGCCGATGGCCCTGAAAGAGTGTCTGGATGAGTGTATGGAGGCCCTGGATCTCTTCCTCAACAACCACTTCAGCGAGAGCTTGGAGAGGCTGCGGCCAAG AGTGAACGAGAGCATGTACCATGCCCTTATCTACGCCACAGTGCTGGAAATGGAGGCCATGATGACTTTTCAGCACGATGACATCAGCAGGGCAGGAAATACAATGAAGAATGCCCAGGAGGTCTGCAACAG gtttCGACGTAAATCGCCAGGTTTGGCTAACAGGTTAGCAGAACCACTCACTGAAG tgcaGCTTCATGCTGAAGTGTGTTACGCTGAGTGCCAACTCCAGAGAGCTGCTCTCACCTTCCTGCAG gaTGAGAACATGGTGAGTTTTATCAAAGGTGGGATCAAAGTGCGAAACAGCTACCTAATTTACAA AGAGCTGCACGCCCTGGTCAAATCCCGGCACTGTCTTAAAGGACCCAGCCATGAGCACCTCCAGGGAGGGATATCGTTTGGAATAGGGGCGTTTAATCTG acgctctctctctttcctccgaGGATCCTTAAAGTCTTGGAATTTGCCGGCTTTTCCGGAGACAAG GAGTATGGTCTGGGCCTTCTACGTGAAGGTGCGACGGCCAAAAACCTGCGCTCCATGCTGTGtgcgctgctgctcctctgctacTACACCTTTCTCACCTTCATATTAG GGACTGGTGAGGGAGAGGTGACCGAAGCCGAAAGCCTGCTGAAGCCCTTCCGGCAGCATTATCCACGG GGAGCAATATTCCTCTTCTTCGCGGGCAGGACTGAAGAAATCAAAGGGAACATTGACGAG GCAGTGAAGCTATTTGAAGATGGTTGCAAGGCGCAGCAGGCGTGGAAGCAGTTCCACCACATGTGCTACTGGGAGCTGATGTGGTGCTTCACCTATAAGTGTGCCTGGAAAATGGCCTACTTCTATGCCGACCTGCTGAGCCAGGAGAGCCGCTGGTCAAAG GCCATGTATGTTTACATGAAAGCTGCTTACCTCAGCATGCTGCCTAACAGTGAGGCCAGGCCGTTTGGAGAGGACGAGGTAGAGCTCTTTAG AAATGTTCCAACATTCAAGCAAAAGATAGCAGGGAAGTCCCCACCTACGGAGAAGTTTGCTATCCGCAAAGCCCGGCGCTACAAGGCTGCAAGTCCAGTCAGGCTGCCGGTACCGGCGCTG gaaatgatgtaTATGTGGAACGGTTTCAGCGTGATCAGCAAGCGACCAGACTTAACTGACGGAATCATGAAGACGCTGGAAACGGCAGAGCGCGCCCTATTGGCGGCGCCTG aaaatgaaTGCTCGGTGGACGATAAGTGCTTGATTCTCCTCCTGAAGGGGCTGTGTTTCAAGAACCAGGGTTGCCTCCAGGCTGCCGAGGAGTGCTTCCATGAAGTGTTTTCCAG TCAGAAGAAGATCAGGTTCGACCACTATCTGGTCCCCAACTGCCTGGTGGAGCTCAGTCTGCTGTATGTTGACCAAGGCAGGAGAGACGAGGCTATCAAACTGCTGCATAAGGCCAA ACACAACTACAAAGATTACTCGATGGAATCTCGTACGTTGTTCAGGATACACGCTGCCCTGGCGAAACTCAAGGCTGACCCtggtgaggaggaagacaaTCTATAG
- the zgc:158403 gene encoding tetratricopeptide repeat protein 39A isoform X1 → MSNGKDPNAVQNSSPMALKECLDECMEALDLFLNNHFSESLERLRPRVNESMYHALIYATVLEMEAMMTFQHDDISRAGNTMKNAQEVCNRFRRKSPGLANRLAEPLTEVQLHAEVCYAECQLQRAALTFLQDENMVSFIKGGIKVRNSYLIYKELHALVKSRHCLKGPSHEHLQGGISFGIGAFNLTLSLFPPRILKVLEFAGFSGDKEYGLGLLREGATAKNLRSMLCALLLLCYYTFLTFILGRTGEGEVTEAESLLKPFRQHYPRGAIFLFFAGRTEEIKGNIDEAVKLFEDGCKAQQAWKQFHHMCYWELMWCFTYKCAWKMAYFYADLLSQESRWSKAMYVYMKAAYLSMLPNSEARPFGEDEVELFRNVPTFKQKIAGKSPPTEKFAIRKARRYKAASPVRLPVPALEMMYMWNGFSVISKRPDLTDGIMKTLETAERALLAAPENECSVDDKCLILLLKGLCFKNQGCLQAAEECFHEVFSSQKKIRFDHYLVPNCLVELSLLYVDQGRRDEAIKLLHKAKHNYKDYSMESRTLFRIHAALAKLKADPGEEEDNL, encoded by the exons ATGTCCAATGGGAAAGACCCAAATGCTGTTCAGAA CTCCTCGCCGATGGCCCTGAAAGAGTGTCTGGATGAGTGTATGGAGGCCCTGGATCTCTTCCTCAACAACCACTTCAGCGAGAGCTTGGAGAGGCTGCGGCCAAG AGTGAACGAGAGCATGTACCATGCCCTTATCTACGCCACAGTGCTGGAAATGGAGGCCATGATGACTTTTCAGCACGATGACATCAGCAGGGCAGGAAATACAATGAAGAATGCCCAGGAGGTCTGCAACAG gtttCGACGTAAATCGCCAGGTTTGGCTAACAGGTTAGCAGAACCACTCACTGAAG tgcaGCTTCATGCTGAAGTGTGTTACGCTGAGTGCCAACTCCAGAGAGCTGCTCTCACCTTCCTGCAG gaTGAGAACATGGTGAGTTTTATCAAAGGTGGGATCAAAGTGCGAAACAGCTACCTAATTTACAA AGAGCTGCACGCCCTGGTCAAATCCCGGCACTGTCTTAAAGGACCCAGCCATGAGCACCTCCAGGGAGGGATATCGTTTGGAATAGGGGCGTTTAATCTG acgctctctctctttcctccgaGGATCCTTAAAGTCTTGGAATTTGCCGGCTTTTCCGGAGACAAG GAGTATGGTCTGGGCCTTCTACGTGAAGGTGCGACGGCCAAAAACCTGCGCTCCATGCTGTGtgcgctgctgctcctctgctacTACACCTTTCTCACCTTCATATTAGGTA GGACTGGTGAGGGAGAGGTGACCGAAGCCGAAAGCCTGCTGAAGCCCTTCCGGCAGCATTATCCACGG GGAGCAATATTCCTCTTCTTCGCGGGCAGGACTGAAGAAATCAAAGGGAACATTGACGAG GCAGTGAAGCTATTTGAAGATGGTTGCAAGGCGCAGCAGGCGTGGAAGCAGTTCCACCACATGTGCTACTGGGAGCTGATGTGGTGCTTCACCTATAAGTGTGCCTGGAAAATGGCCTACTTCTATGCCGACCTGCTGAGCCAGGAGAGCCGCTGGTCAAAG GCCATGTATGTTTACATGAAAGCTGCTTACCTCAGCATGCTGCCTAACAGTGAGGCCAGGCCGTTTGGAGAGGACGAGGTAGAGCTCTTTAG AAATGTTCCAACATTCAAGCAAAAGATAGCAGGGAAGTCCCCACCTACGGAGAAGTTTGCTATCCGCAAAGCCCGGCGCTACAAGGCTGCAAGTCCAGTCAGGCTGCCGGTACCGGCGCTG gaaatgatgtaTATGTGGAACGGTTTCAGCGTGATCAGCAAGCGACCAGACTTAACTGACGGAATCATGAAGACGCTGGAAACGGCAGAGCGCGCCCTATTGGCGGCGCCTG aaaatgaaTGCTCGGTGGACGATAAGTGCTTGATTCTCCTCCTGAAGGGGCTGTGTTTCAAGAACCAGGGTTGCCTCCAGGCTGCCGAGGAGTGCTTCCATGAAGTGTTTTCCAG TCAGAAGAAGATCAGGTTCGACCACTATCTGGTCCCCAACTGCCTGGTGGAGCTCAGTCTGCTGTATGTTGACCAAGGCAGGAGAGACGAGGCTATCAAACTGCTGCATAAGGCCAA ACACAACTACAAAGATTACTCGATGGAATCTCGTACGTTGTTCAGGATACACGCTGCCCTGGCGAAACTCAAGGCTGACCCtggtgaggaggaagacaaTCTATAG
- the gadd45gip1 gene encoding growth arrest and DNA damage-inducible proteins-interacting protein 1, producing MAASMLCKRVAMLTRAINGLSVSKTVITVKSPNGLLLQTASYNPKPLKLNIKEPYIPDKNSEKTPEWQKTARYDSKLYGRYGSASGISPESLWPSHKQLESIIAEENEWHPPLEEMLKNIEAREKEETEKRLAREKLIADNMAKMPKMIADWRKEKHEKKRKLKEEKARRARLLAEAKERFGHAVDPRSSKFLEMVAEIEKEEKKKKKLLKRRLRMEQVGAPVTPPSAAS from the exons ATGGCGGCGTCCATGCTGTGCAAGAGGGTGGCAATGTTAACTAGGGCAATAAACGGGCTTTCGGTCTCAAAAACGGTAATTACTGTAAAGTCACCGAATGGACTTCTCTTGCAGACAGCGTCTTATAACCCTAAACCGTTAAAACTGAACATAAAAGAGCCTTACATTCCAGACAAGAACAGCGAGAAAACCCCGGAGTGGCAGAAGACGGCCCGGTACGATAGTAAGCTGTACGGAAGATACGGTTCGGCGTCAGGCATTAGTCCTGAGTCGCTTTGGCCCAGCCATAAACAGCTGGAAAGTATAATTGCGGAGGAAAATGAATGGCATCCTCCGTTAGAGGAGATGCTGAAGAATATTGAAGctagagaaaaggaggaaactGAGAAACGCTTAGCCAG AGAGAAACTCATAGCAGATAACATGGCCAAGATGCCGAAGATGATTGCTGACTGGCGAAAGGAAAAGCACGAAAAAAAACGCAAGCTCAAAGAGGAGAAAGCCCGCCGTGCCAGGTTGTTAGCCGAGGCCAAAGAGCGCTTTGGCCACGCAGTAGACCCCCGCAGCAGCAAGTTCTTGGAAATGGTGGCTGAAatagagaaggaggagaagaaaaagaagaaactatTGAAACGCAGACTGAGAATGGAGCAAGTGGGTGCTCCGGTCACACCTCCCAGTGCCGCCTCGTAG
- the zgc:158403 gene encoding tetratricopeptide repeat protein 39A isoform X3 has protein sequence MPRRFRRKSPGLANRLAEPLTEVQLHAEVCYAECQLQRAALTFLQDENMVSFIKGGIKVRNSYLIYKELHALVKSRHCLKGPSHEHLQGGISFGIGAFNLTLSLFPPRILKVLEFAGFSGDKEYGLGLLREGATAKNLRSMLCALLLLCYYTFLTFILGRTGEGEVTEAESLLKPFRQHYPRGAIFLFFAGRTEEIKGNIDEAVKLFEDGCKAQQAWKQFHHMCYWELMWCFTYKCAWKMAYFYADLLSQESRWSKAMYVYMKAAYLSMLPNSEARPFGEDEVELFRNVPTFKQKIAGKSPPTEKFAIRKARRYKAASPVRLPVPALEMMYMWNGFSVISKRPDLTDGIMKTLETAERALLAAPENECSVDDKCLILLLKGLCFKNQGCLQAAEECFHEVFSSQKKIRFDHYLVPNCLVELSLLYVDQGRRDEAIKLLHKAKHNYKDYSMESRTLFRIHAALAKLKADPGEEEDNL, from the exons ATGCCCAGGAG gtttCGACGTAAATCGCCAGGTTTGGCTAACAGGTTAGCAGAACCACTCACTGAAG tgcaGCTTCATGCTGAAGTGTGTTACGCTGAGTGCCAACTCCAGAGAGCTGCTCTCACCTTCCTGCAG gaTGAGAACATGGTGAGTTTTATCAAAGGTGGGATCAAAGTGCGAAACAGCTACCTAATTTACAA AGAGCTGCACGCCCTGGTCAAATCCCGGCACTGTCTTAAAGGACCCAGCCATGAGCACCTCCAGGGAGGGATATCGTTTGGAATAGGGGCGTTTAATCTG acgctctctctctttcctccgaGGATCCTTAAAGTCTTGGAATTTGCCGGCTTTTCCGGAGACAAG GAGTATGGTCTGGGCCTTCTACGTGAAGGTGCGACGGCCAAAAACCTGCGCTCCATGCTGTGtgcgctgctgctcctctgctacTACACCTTTCTCACCTTCATATTAGGTA GGACTGGTGAGGGAGAGGTGACCGAAGCCGAAAGCCTGCTGAAGCCCTTCCGGCAGCATTATCCACGG GGAGCAATATTCCTCTTCTTCGCGGGCAGGACTGAAGAAATCAAAGGGAACATTGACGAG GCAGTGAAGCTATTTGAAGATGGTTGCAAGGCGCAGCAGGCGTGGAAGCAGTTCCACCACATGTGCTACTGGGAGCTGATGTGGTGCTTCACCTATAAGTGTGCCTGGAAAATGGCCTACTTCTATGCCGACCTGCTGAGCCAGGAGAGCCGCTGGTCAAAG GCCATGTATGTTTACATGAAAGCTGCTTACCTCAGCATGCTGCCTAACAGTGAGGCCAGGCCGTTTGGAGAGGACGAGGTAGAGCTCTTTAG AAATGTTCCAACATTCAAGCAAAAGATAGCAGGGAAGTCCCCACCTACGGAGAAGTTTGCTATCCGCAAAGCCCGGCGCTACAAGGCTGCAAGTCCAGTCAGGCTGCCGGTACCGGCGCTG gaaatgatgtaTATGTGGAACGGTTTCAGCGTGATCAGCAAGCGACCAGACTTAACTGACGGAATCATGAAGACGCTGGAAACGGCAGAGCGCGCCCTATTGGCGGCGCCTG aaaatgaaTGCTCGGTGGACGATAAGTGCTTGATTCTCCTCCTGAAGGGGCTGTGTTTCAAGAACCAGGGTTGCCTCCAGGCTGCCGAGGAGTGCTTCCATGAAGTGTTTTCCAG TCAGAAGAAGATCAGGTTCGACCACTATCTGGTCCCCAACTGCCTGGTGGAGCTCAGTCTGCTGTATGTTGACCAAGGCAGGAGAGACGAGGCTATCAAACTGCTGCATAAGGCCAA ACACAACTACAAAGATTACTCGATGGAATCTCGTACGTTGTTCAGGATACACGCTGCCCTGGCGAAACTCAAGGCTGACCCtggtgaggaggaagacaaTCTATAG